The Geothermobacter ehrlichii genome has a segment encoding these proteins:
- a CDS encoding multiheme c-type cytochrome, protein MSRKLIVLFVATLLVAPLWGCGSNRDSSGSATTATSDEAIVRATAYVGSDRCGGCHATKHDGWLATAHTKKLRDGSLEVNYINDVDNSGRADFFDAVPLDLSTTANFAKFGAKAPILGSDQGGPYVEIDGTKYYIRYTLGGSPNINATDGDTNSDGLILNDEAQWKQRYIVQIGKSHYILPIQYNAQTGEYVTYDESKWYADDGAGGYVVTPPDKNDSYESRCAGCHVTGLTVALDGDEWTMSFVDSTVACEACHGPGGRHATSPTKDNIVNPATMTTDQDLNGDGVVDQIDNLYVRNYVCYQCHSRGSGKYTAGGTTLAYPSRAGANGEALMYLPGLDWKDYYDVTDDASKYWGGAPGTADFVASKSHHQQQQDFDYGPHAADKSYDHECFVCHDMHDASNKSMVVTELVEDGITVPIDTSNQTNPNDSSKLCLTCHAGFGDFAALTVAQVRNDPTAVTNAVIDHANEMAVMGHSDANCTDCHMPKTAKSAINVTDSAGNVISGDIAGHSLRIVWPSQSVQYPGLPNSCSNCHNADTIATGSNPVPGTDQILAWAKSGHGDETSDAWKHYDWDEGDVTTTPGSRQACQRCHTATGAMNYLSDPANYDPAENEFFLGLGKNQVLYCYGCHDGNDTNVHTPGAIVADYKDATGSSVVFPDLGNSNVCVACHAGRSNGQYIKDNFTTLSQQNFGSANSHYLAAAGILYKTIGYEYAGADYANVGFEHDEIGITAPNTGTGGPCAGCHMYDTGAGANHRFTPFAIDANGDPIDDTPAAVCTACHNGVDEEAWTQATFAAQADGYAAAIAALTAELEKKGIYYNAAAYPYFYNTSDPASQTFANAYASWPDADTLGAAFNLNLLNREPGAFAHNHLYAQRLIFDSIDFLDNGVLDGTIDLSAYPVAAEWYQEDGGNTADDNAVIRP, encoded by the coding sequence ATGTCAAGAAAACTGATTGTATTGTTCGTGGCGACATTACTGGTTGCTCCCCTGTGGGGCTGTGGCAGCAACCGGGATTCCAGCGGCAGCGCGACCACGGCCACAAGCGATGAAGCCATCGTGCGGGCAACCGCCTATGTCGGTTCCGACCGCTGTGGCGGCTGCCATGCCACCAAACATGATGGATGGCTGGCAACGGCGCATACCAAAAAACTGCGAGATGGATCCCTCGAGGTCAATTACATCAATGATGTTGACAACAGCGGCCGTGCCGATTTCTTCGATGCGGTTCCGCTGGACCTGTCCACCACGGCCAATTTTGCCAAATTCGGCGCCAAGGCCCCGATTCTCGGTAGCGATCAGGGTGGGCCCTATGTCGAAATCGATGGCACCAAGTACTACATCCGCTATACCCTTGGCGGTTCTCCCAACATCAATGCCACGGACGGGGACACGAACAGCGATGGTCTGATTCTCAATGACGAAGCGCAGTGGAAGCAGCGCTACATCGTCCAGATCGGCAAGAGCCATTACATTCTGCCGATCCAGTACAATGCCCAGACCGGCGAGTATGTCACCTATGATGAGTCCAAGTGGTATGCCGACGATGGCGCGGGTGGCTATGTCGTGACACCGCCGGACAAGAATGACTCCTACGAAAGCCGTTGCGCCGGCTGCCATGTGACCGGTCTGACGGTCGCTCTGGACGGTGACGAATGGACCATGAGCTTTGTCGACAGCACGGTTGCCTGTGAAGCCTGTCATGGTCCCGGCGGCCGGCATGCCACCAGCCCGACCAAGGACAACATTGTCAATCCCGCGACCATGACCACCGACCAGGATCTGAATGGCGACGGCGTTGTGGATCAGATCGACAATCTGTACGTGCGTAACTACGTCTGTTACCAGTGCCACAGCCGCGGTTCAGGCAAATACACTGCCGGAGGCACGACCCTGGCCTATCCCAGCCGCGCCGGCGCCAATGGCGAGGCCCTGATGTATCTGCCGGGGCTGGACTGGAAGGACTACTACGATGTCACCGATGACGCCAGCAAATACTGGGGCGGAGCGCCGGGGACTGCGGACTTTGTCGCCTCCAAGAGCCATCACCAGCAGCAACAGGATTTTGATTACGGTCCGCATGCCGCCGACAAATCCTACGACCATGAGTGTTTCGTCTGCCATGACATGCATGATGCGAGCAACAAATCCATGGTTGTCACCGAGCTGGTCGAGGACGGCATCACGGTGCCGATTGACACCAGCAACCAGACAAATCCCAACGACAGCAGCAAACTCTGTCTGACCTGCCATGCGGGATTTGGCGATTTTGCCGCGCTGACGGTCGCCCAGGTGCGGAATGACCCGACCGCGGTGACGAATGCGGTGATCGACCATGCGAACGAAATGGCGGTCATGGGCCATAGCGATGCCAACTGCACCGATTGTCACATGCCCAAGACGGCCAAGTCCGCGATCAATGTTACCGATAGCGCCGGCAATGTGATCAGCGGCGATATCGCCGGCCACAGCCTGCGTATCGTCTGGCCGAGCCAGAGCGTCCAGTACCCCGGGCTGCCCAATTCGTGCAGCAACTGCCATAACGCCGATACGATCGCGACGGGTTCCAATCCGGTTCCAGGCACCGATCAGATTCTGGCCTGGGCCAAATCAGGGCACGGCGATGAAACCTCCGATGCCTGGAAGCACTACGACTGGGACGAGGGGGACGTGACCACAACCCCCGGCAGCCGCCAGGCCTGTCAGCGTTGCCACACGGCCACCGGTGCCATGAATTATCTGAGTGATCCGGCAAATTATGATCCGGCCGAGAATGAGTTCTTCCTCGGTCTAGGCAAGAATCAGGTGCTCTATTGCTATGGTTGCCATGACGGCAACGATACGAATGTCCACACGCCGGGAGCCATCGTCGCTGATTACAAGGATGCAACGGGGTCTTCGGTCGTTTTCCCGGATCTGGGCAATTCGAATGTCTGCGTCGCCTGTCACGCCGGACGCAGCAACGGCCAGTACATCAAGGACAATTTCACGACTCTGAGCCAGCAAAACTTTGGCAGCGCCAACTCCCATTACCTGGCGGCGGCCGGAATCCTTTACAAGACCATCGGCTATGAATATGCCGGCGCCGATTACGCAAATGTCGGCTTTGAGCACGATGAAATCGGCATTACCGCTCCGAACACCGGCACCGGTGGTCCCTGCGCCGGCTGTCATATGTACGACACCGGGGCTGGCGCCAATCATCGCTTCACACCTTTTGCCATCGATGCCAACGGGGATCCCATCGATGACACCCCGGCTGCTGTCTGTACGGCCTGCCACAACGGTGTGGACGAGGAAGCCTGGACGCAGGCGACGTTTGCCGCCCAGGCTGACGGGTATGCCGCGGCCATTGCGGCCCTGACCGCCGAACTGGAGAAAAAAGGAATCTACTACAACGCGGCCGCCTACCCCTACTTCTACAACACCAGTGACCCGGCCAGCCAGACCTTTGCCAATGCCTATGCCAGCTGGCCGGATGCGGACACCCTGGGGGCGGCGTTCAATCTGAACCTGCTCAACCGCGAACCCGGGGCCTTTGCCCACAATCACCTCTACGCCCAGCGGCTGATCTTTGACTCCATCGATTTCCTGGACAATGGCGTGCTGGATGGCACGATCGATCTCAGCGCCTATCCCGTAGCTGCAGAGTGGTATCAGGAGGATGGTGGCAATACGGCCGACGACAACGCGGTGATCAGACCGTAA
- a CDS encoding cytochrome C, giving the protein MVRTLLILCTILAIAPPVLAITFNHAEHDGYVEDKPCATCHVEEAQSIVPDKEVCLQCHDEDFAESVDYPSLTSHGPLWAFQHRAQAKGGAIDCSRCHEQNFCLECHIDGRSDEQGEFGNNLANVHRGDFQVSHPIAARTDPQLCNSCHEARFCSDCHDTFNRADLAFASHRRAWSDLQTSPSGPAHRFFDESQCQGCHPNSILLSHDWSGSHAREARKNLATCQACHPEGDICLKCHSAKTGLGINPHPADWGDIKGRLERASDGKTCRRCH; this is encoded by the coding sequence ATGGTTCGCACCTTGTTGATACTCTGCACGATTCTGGCTATCGCGCCCCCGGTACTGGCCATCACCTTCAACCATGCCGAGCACGACGGTTATGTAGAAGACAAGCCCTGTGCCACCTGCCACGTCGAGGAGGCGCAGAGCATCGTTCCCGACAAAGAAGTCTGCCTGCAATGCCATGATGAAGATTTCGCCGAAAGTGTCGACTATCCGAGTCTGACCAGTCACGGCCCCCTCTGGGCGTTTCAGCACCGGGCCCAGGCCAAGGGGGGGGCAATCGACTGTTCCCGGTGCCATGAACAGAACTTCTGTCTCGAATGCCACATCGATGGGCGCTCCGATGAGCAAGGGGAATTCGGCAACAACCTGGCCAATGTGCATCGAGGCGATTTTCAGGTCAGCCATCCGATCGCGGCGCGGACCGACCCGCAGTTGTGCAACAGCTGCCACGAAGCCAGGTTCTGTTCCGATTGCCATGATACCTTCAATCGTGCCGATCTGGCCTTTGCTTCTCACCGTCGAGCCTGGAGTGATCTGCAGACCAGCCCGTCGGGTCCCGCGCACCGATTTTTCGACGAGAGTCAGTGCCAGGGATGCCATCCCAACTCGATACTGCTTTCGCACGACTGGAGTGGCAGTCACGCCCGCGAGGCCCGCAAGAATCTGGCGACCTGTCAGGCCTGCCATCCGGAAGGAGATATCTGTCTGAAATGTCATAGCGCCAAGACAGGTCTTGGCATCAACCCCCATCCTGCTGACTGGGGCGATATCAAGGGACGGCTTGAACGCGCCAGCGACGGCAAGACCTGCCGCCGGTGCCATTGA
- a CDS encoding hydroxymethylglutaryl-CoA lyase has translation MQLPKRVKMVEVGPRDGLQNEAQVVPAEIKIGLIDRLSRTGLAAIEGGSFVSPKWMPQMADTAEVMRGIRRQPGVCYPVLVPNLRGLKRAIEVGVEEVAVFGAASETFSRKNINCSIAESLDRFGEVCEEARKHGLRVRGYVSCTLGCPYEGDVDPANVAWVAGRMMELGCYEISLGDTIGVGTPGKAQTMIEAVAGKVQIERLAVHFHDTYGQALANILAALQMGVSVVDSSVAGLGGCNYAPGASGNVASEDLLYMLKGLGIETGVDLNALVEAGRYICAALGRPSGSRVAKALESSGDPATTRH, from the coding sequence ATGCAGTTGCCCAAGCGTGTCAAGATGGTCGAAGTCGGTCCGCGGGACGGGCTGCAGAACGAAGCGCAGGTGGTACCGGCCGAGATCAAGATCGGTCTGATCGACCGGCTCTCCCGCACCGGGCTGGCGGCGATCGAAGGTGGAAGTTTCGTTTCCCCCAAGTGGATGCCGCAGATGGCCGACACCGCCGAAGTGATGCGCGGCATCCGCCGGCAGCCGGGCGTCTGCTATCCGGTACTGGTGCCCAACCTGCGCGGCCTGAAGCGGGCCATCGAGGTTGGTGTCGAGGAAGTGGCGGTTTTCGGTGCCGCCTCCGAGACCTTTTCGCGCAAGAACATCAACTGCTCCATCGCCGAAAGTCTCGACCGCTTCGGCGAGGTCTGCGAAGAGGCCCGTAAGCATGGCCTGCGGGTGCGCGGCTATGTTTCCTGCACCCTCGGCTGTCCCTATGAGGGGGACGTCGATCCGGCCAACGTCGCCTGGGTCGCCGGCCGCATGATGGAGCTCGGGTGTTACGAGATCTCCCTCGGCGACACTATCGGCGTCGGCACTCCCGGCAAGGCCCAGACCATGATCGAGGCGGTGGCGGGCAAGGTCCAGATCGAGCGGCTGGCGGTGCATTTTCATGACACCTACGGGCAGGCGCTGGCCAATATCCTGGCGGCGCTGCAGATGGGAGTGTCGGTGGTTGACAGTTCCGTCGCCGGGCTCGGCGGCTGCAACTACGCGCCGGGTGCTTCGGGCAATGTCGCCAGCGAAGATCTGCTCTACATGCTCAAGGGCCTTGGCATCGAAACCGGCGTCGATCTCAACGCCCTGGTCGAGGCCGGTCGCTACATCTGCGCCGCGCTGGGGCGTCCTTCCGGCTCCCGGGTCGCCAAAGCGCTGGAAAGCTCCGGCGACCCGGCAACAACCCGTCACTGA
- a CDS encoding acetyl/propionyl/methylcrotonyl-CoA carboxylase subunit alpha, producing the protein MFDSVLIANRGEIACRIIRTARKLGLRTIAVYSDADRDALHVSLADEAWHIGPAPAAESYLVIERLLDVARRSGAEAVHPGYGFLAENAAFAEACQKAGLVFVGPPVEAIRAMGDKGAAKAIMAEAGVPLVPGYHGEGQDIPTLSGAAGSIGFPLLVKATAGGGGKGMRVVRSADELEPALLAARREAAAAFGDDRLLLERYLERPRHVEIQVFADSHGNVLHLFERDCSVQRRHQKIIEEAPAPGLDEKTRQAMGEAAVRAARAIGYVGAGTVEFLLDIDGAFYFMEMNTRLQVEHPVTEMITGQDLVAWQLAVAAGEPLPLRQEDLAVDGHAIEVRIYAEDPSRDFLPSIGRLEHLLFPAEDARLRVDTGVRAGDEVSMHYDPMIAKLIVHDVDRPSALRRLRRALEQLEIVGVTTNAGFLARVADHPLFNRGAVDTWFVDSHRVELTESEAQLSPVMPALAALFLLLERRSPVDAADPWSPWNSTTGWRLNSDNYHPLLLGWQGRDIEVVAHYRDRGFLLEFDGSSLEASAELDESGLLCAVIDGCRYRARVVRDTTGVTVIERGRTVRFDLHDPRLDALDATAGGDLSAPMPGKIVSVLVEEGARVERGAPLMVLEAMKMEHTITAPADGVVSRLNYQVGAQVSEGVPLLVFDVEEGG; encoded by the coding sequence ATGTTCGATTCCGTACTGATCGCCAACCGTGGTGAAATCGCCTGCCGGATCATCCGCACCGCCAGGAAGCTCGGGTTGCGGACGATCGCCGTCTATTCCGATGCCGATCGTGATGCGCTGCACGTTTCCCTGGCCGACGAGGCCTGGCATATCGGCCCCGCCCCGGCGGCCGAGAGCTATCTGGTCATCGAGCGGCTGCTCGATGTGGCGCGGCGCAGCGGTGCCGAGGCGGTGCATCCCGGCTATGGATTTCTGGCCGAAAACGCCGCTTTTGCCGAAGCCTGCCAAAAGGCCGGGCTGGTCTTTGTCGGCCCGCCGGTCGAGGCGATCCGGGCGATGGGTGACAAGGGAGCCGCCAAGGCGATCATGGCCGAAGCGGGCGTGCCCCTGGTGCCGGGATACCACGGTGAAGGTCAGGATATCCCCACCCTGAGCGGAGCCGCCGGCAGCATCGGCTTTCCCCTGCTGGTCAAGGCGACCGCCGGCGGAGGCGGCAAGGGGATGCGGGTCGTGCGGAGCGCCGACGAGCTGGAGCCGGCTCTGTTGGCGGCGCGGCGCGAGGCGGCTGCCGCCTTCGGGGATGATCGCCTGCTTCTCGAACGCTACCTGGAGCGGCCGCGCCATGTCGAGATCCAGGTCTTCGCCGACAGCCACGGAAACGTGCTGCACCTGTTCGAGCGCGACTGTTCGGTTCAGCGCCGGCACCAGAAGATCATCGAGGAGGCCCCGGCGCCGGGCCTCGACGAGAAGACCCGCCAGGCGATGGGCGAGGCGGCGGTGCGGGCCGCCCGCGCCATCGGCTATGTCGGCGCCGGAACGGTCGAGTTTCTGCTCGACATCGATGGAGCCTTCTACTTCATGGAGATGAACACCCGGCTGCAGGTGGAGCACCCGGTGACCGAAATGATCACCGGCCAGGACCTGGTCGCCTGGCAGCTTGCCGTCGCCGCCGGCGAGCCGCTGCCCCTGCGACAGGAGGACCTGGCGGTCGACGGTCACGCCATCGAGGTGCGCATCTATGCCGAAGACCCGTCCCGCGATTTCCTTCCCAGCATCGGCCGGCTCGAGCATCTGCTTTTTCCGGCCGAGGACGCCCGTCTGCGGGTCGACACCGGCGTGCGGGCAGGGGATGAGGTCAGCATGCACTACGATCCGATGATCGCCAAGCTGATCGTCCACGACGTCGACCGGCCATCGGCCCTGCGGCGGTTGCGGCGCGCCCTCGAGCAGCTGGAGATTGTCGGCGTGACCACCAACGCCGGTTTTCTGGCCCGGGTCGCCGATCATCCCCTCTTCAACCGGGGCGCGGTCGATACCTGGTTCGTCGACAGCCACCGCGTCGAGCTGACCGAATCCGAGGCACAACTGTCGCCGGTCATGCCGGCGCTGGCCGCCCTCTTCCTGCTGCTGGAAAGACGGTCGCCGGTGGACGCCGCCGACCCCTGGTCGCCCTGGAACAGCACAACCGGCTGGCGGCTGAACAGTGACAACTACCACCCTCTGCTCCTTGGCTGGCAGGGGCGGGATATCGAGGTGGTCGCCCACTACCGCGACCGGGGTTTTCTGCTCGAATTCGACGGGAGCAGCCTGGAGGCGTCCGCCGAGCTCGACGAGAGCGGACTGCTGTGCGCGGTGATCGACGGCTGCCGCTACCGGGCCCGGGTGGTGCGTGATACCACGGGTGTCACCGTGATCGAGAGGGGGCGTACCGTACGCTTCGACCTGCATGACCCGCGGCTCGATGCGCTGGACGCGACGGCCGGTGGTGACCTGAGCGCTCCGATGCCCGGAAAGATCGTCAGCGTACTGGTCGAGGAAGGGGCCCGGGTCGAGCGGGGAGCACCGCTGATGGTTCTCGAGGCGATGAAGATGGAGCATACCATCACGGCGCCGGCGGACGGCGTGGTGTCCCGGCTGAATTATCAGGTCGGCGCCCAGGTCAGCGAGGGGGTCCCCCTGCTGGTTTTCGACGTCGAGGAAGGGGGGTAG